The nucleotide sequence GAGCTCGATCGTGATCCGCAGAACGTCATTCTCAACCAGTTTTCGGCTTTTTCAAATTACATCATTCATTACGCCTGCACCGGGAGTGCGGCAGAGCAGGCGTTCCTCGCGTTCAAGGGCGCTGGGCAGGGGCGCCTCGCTGCGTTCGTTTCGGCCACAGGTTCGGCGGGAACCATTGCGGCCGGCGACTATCTGAAGAAGCGGCATGGAACGCAGATCGCTGCGGTCGAAGCGTTGGAATGCCCGACGATGCTGAACAACGGCTACGGCGAGCACAACATTCAAGGCATCGGCGACAAGCATATTCCGTTCATCCATAATGTGATGAACACCGACGTCGTGATCGGCGTTTCGGATCGCGTCAGCGACGGCCTTAACCTGCTGTTCGGTTCGGACGTCGGTCGCAAATATCTTCAGAAGCGGCAGAATCTCGATGCTGGTCTGATTGCGGCGTTCGCGGACGTCGGCATTTCCGGCTTCGCCAACATCGTCGCGTCGATCAAGCTGGCAAAGCAACTTCACTACGGGCCGGACGATGTCATCGTTACCGTCGCGACAGACAGCTCATCGCTTTACGACAGCGAGCGCGACAGCTATCGCGCGAAGCATTTCGCATCGTTTGACGAAGTGAATGCGGGTGAGATTTTCGGCTCCTGCCTTGGGTCGGTCGCAACCGACAATGTCATGGAGCTCACGGATCAATTGCGGCGGCAGGTTTTCAACCTCGGCTATTACACTTGGGTCGAGCAGCAAGGCGTTAGCGTCGAAGACTTTGAGCGCCGCAGGCACCAGTTGTTCTGGAGTGGTCTCGCGGACAGCCTTCCGGAATGGGACCGGCTGATCGAGGACTTCAACGCCGAGGCCTTCGGGCCGCAGCACAAGGCCGAAATGGCAGGCAAGGCAAGGTCATGAGTGTAGGTCGAGATACAGTCCAGCCATATCAGAAGCTGCGAGAGAGTCTGTCGCGTCGCGATCGGAGTCTTCGCGAAAAGGTGGTGACGCTCGAAGAAGCTGCGTCCTTCGTCAGCGACGGTGCGTCAGTGGGCATCGGCGGTTCGACCATATCGCGAACGCCGATGGCTATGATCTGGCAATTGATCCGGGCGCGAAAGAAAGAGCTCTCGTGCTCGCGCTGCATTATTTCGACCGACGGCGACCTGCTGCTCGGATCGGGTGTATCCAATCACATCATTTCGAGCTGGTTCGCCCAGGGCATCCTGTGGGGCCTATCGAAGGTGATGCGTCATCACGTCGAGGGTGGAGCGGCGCGTTACGACGAGTGGAGCCACATGGGCATGGGCATGCGGTTTCGCGCCGGCGCCATGGGCGTTCCGTTCATGCCAATGCGCTCGATGCTCGGTTCCGATGTGGGCCGGATACGCCCGGAAGCGAAAGAGTTCGACTGTCCGTATACCGGCGAGAAGCTTCTGCTTGCACCGGCGTTGAACCCCGACGTCGCGCTGATTCACGTGCAGCGCTGCGATGCTTATGGCAACGCCCAGATTGACGGCCTGCAGTTCATGGACATCGATCTCG is from Afipia massiliensis and encodes:
- a CDS encoding pyridoxal-phosphate dependent enzyme encodes the protein MSSVINPEIVDSKQRARAIARVRERGVVMPTFSQLANPSSIPAAASKALADVAPDEPHAGNLWRVHWYNGADRASRIDVPGYLVLPESLTGVKAPIVVLLGRRFPMIGAHKVLPAYSALATQLVTGRFDPEHQKAIWPSTGNYCRGGVSVSRVLGCRGVAVLPEGMSRERFEWLEKWVAHPDDIVRTPGTESNVKEIYDKCAELDRDPQNVILNQFSAFSNYIIHYACTGSAAEQAFLAFKGAGQGRLAAFVSATGSAGTIAAGDYLKKRHGTQIAAVEALECPTMLNNGYGEHNIQGIGDKHIPFIHNVMNTDVVIGVSDRVSDGLNLLFGSDVGRKYLQKRQNLDAGLIAAFADVGISGFANIVASIKLAKQLHYGPDDVIVTVATDSSSLYDSERDSYRAKHFASFDEVNAGEIFGSCLGSVATDNVMELTDQLRRQVFNLGYYTWVEQQGVSVEDFERRRHQLFWSGLADSLPEWDRLIEDFNAEAFGPQHKAEMAGKARS
- a CDS encoding CoA transferase subunit A; protein product: MSVGRDTVQPYQKLRESLSRRDRSLREKVVTLEEAASFVSDGASVGIGGSTISRTPMAMIWQLIRARKKELSCSRCIISTDGDLLLGSGVSNHIISSWFAQGILWGLSKVMRHHVEGGAARYDEWSHMGMGMRFRAGAMGVPFMPMRSMLGSDVGRIRPEAKEFDCPYTGEKLLLAPALNPDVALIHVQRCDAYGNAQIDGLQFMDIDLAMAANRVILTTERIVSNNQIRRAPDQTKIPFFCVDAVVEVPYGSAPHECYGVYEPMMKHLDAYVAQVNGDPVGGMKKYLDEYVYGPKTWNDFLAMIGMDEIVTASRRGRSIFDD